From the genome of Virgibacillus siamensis, one region includes:
- a CDS encoding ABC transporter ATP-binding protein, translating into MTVLQANKIYKSYGNKFNRQEVLTSLDLQVNKGEFISIMGPSGSGKTTLLNVLSSIDKVSQGSIVIEGNELTSMKDKQLAEFRKHHLGFIFQEYNLLDTLTVKENILLPLSIQKVSKKAAAKMFQTIAGELGILDIQDKYPNEISGGQKQRTSAARAFIHEPSIIFADEPTGALDSKSASNLLNKLSDLNEKRNATIVMVTHDPAAASYSSRAIFIKDGQIYTQLNKGAESRQSFFKDIIKTQGVLGGVNYEN; encoded by the coding sequence TTGACGGTTCTGCAGGCAAATAAAATTTATAAAAGCTACGGAAATAAATTCAACAGGCAGGAAGTATTAACCAGCCTGGATTTACAAGTAAATAAAGGGGAATTCATCAGTATCATGGGGCCATCCGGATCCGGCAAGACGACATTGCTCAATGTCCTGTCCTCCATCGATAAAGTCAGTCAGGGGTCCATTGTCATTGAAGGAAATGAACTCACTTCCATGAAAGATAAACAATTGGCGGAATTTCGGAAACATCATCTCGGATTTATTTTTCAGGAGTATAATCTGCTGGATACATTAACCGTGAAAGAAAATATCCTGCTGCCATTATCCATCCAAAAGGTTTCCAAAAAAGCTGCCGCCAAGATGTTTCAGACAATTGCAGGTGAATTGGGTATTTTGGACATTCAGGACAAATACCCGAATGAGATTTCCGGCGGGCAAAAACAGCGCACATCAGCAGCACGTGCATTCATCCATGAGCCAAGCATTATTTTTGCGGATGAACCGACCGGAGCACTGGATTCCAAATCCGCTTCCAATCTGCTGAACAAATTGAGTGATTTAAACGAAAAGCGGAACGCAACCATCGTTATGGTGACACACGATCCTGCTGCAGCAAGTTATTCATCACGCGCCATTTTTATAAAGGACGGGCAAATTTATACACAGCTGAACAAAGGCGCTGAGTCCCGACAGTCCTTCTTCAAAGACATTATCAAAACACAAGGTGTCCTGGGCGGGGTCAACTATGAAAATTAG